The Ranitomeya imitator isolate aRanImi1 chromosome 8, aRanImi1.pri, whole genome shotgun sequence genome window below encodes:
- the LOC138647097 gene encoding uncharacterized protein, which yields MLTSGERSVVAAALVFEAARLLEERRPKRKRHMWTRSWLQKRSTLSHMGLIRELRDNNPHDFRNYLRMSEESFKIILAAVTPLIQRRDTPMRAAMPVDERLAVTLRFLATGRSLQDMQFFTAVSRPLLSVVIPETCEAIVHSLRHYMEFPKTADDWKRIACDFDQLWQFPNCGGALDGKHVRITRPANSGSFFYNYKGYFSVILMALVNANYEFVDVDVGMNGRVSDGGVFEHTSFGQCLRNNQLQLPQNETSILFSSQMKLFLFIHIC from the exons atgctcacttccggtgagaggtctgtcgttgctgctgccctggtgtttgaggcagcacgtctcctagaggagagacgtcctaaacgaaaacgtcacatgtggacccggagctggctgcagaaaagatctacattgtcacacatgggtctcataagagagttacgtgataataaccctcatgatttccgaaactaccttaggatgtcagaggaatccttcaagaTTATACttgctgctgttacgccactcatacaaaggcgggatacgccgatgcgtgcagccatgcccgtggatgaaaggttggcggtgacactgcggttcctggccacaggaaggtctcttcaggatatgCAGTTTTTCactgctgtttccagacctttactgagcgttgtgattccggagacatgcgaggccattgtgcacagcttaaggcattatatggag tttcccaagacggcggatgactggaagaggattgcttgcgattttgatcagctgtggcagtttccaaactgcggtggcgcattagatggaaagcatgtgcgcatcacgcgaccagccaactctggatcctttttttacaattataaaggatatttcagtgtgatcctcatggcccttgtcaatgcgaactatgagttcgtggatgtggatgttggcatgaatggtcgagtctccgatggtggtgtttttgaacacacttcatttgggcaatgcttgaggaacaatcaactgcagCTGCCACAAAAtgaaacctcaattttgttttcatcgcagatGAAGCTTTTCCTCTTCATCCACATCTGCTGA